The following are encoded in a window of Geobacter metallireducens GS-15 genomic DNA:
- a CDS encoding RMD1 family protein, with protein MIDFAAYALSGELDLNRLAGSLGFPRRYRWEEPMVLDLTSLRPLPGDMGETKRVYLYYFGGVVFVNCTEEEIGSFFWSMGHHGEAFKEYPAVRYRDEYSLKRGEGERVEVTNDVATMPGYDPAYVDTICFVIAKSVALERIEERVDQVLDEMETIIALLDRGKLGISDRRLAKLAANVLTYKYQSISHIMVLEKPEFTWENPVADRLYLTMANIFELNQRYNEIKHKGETLLDITGVFTSLAHARRASRLEWIIIILIFIEIVIYIFELMRKTG; from the coding sequence ATGATCGATTTCGCCGCCTATGCCCTTTCGGGGGAACTGGACCTGAACCGCTTGGCGGGGTCCCTCGGATTTCCCCGGCGCTATCGCTGGGAAGAGCCCATGGTGCTCGACCTGACAAGCCTCAGACCTCTTCCGGGGGATATGGGAGAAACCAAGAGGGTCTATCTCTACTACTTCGGCGGGGTGGTCTTCGTGAACTGCACGGAGGAGGAGATCGGCTCTTTCTTCTGGAGCATGGGGCACCATGGGGAGGCATTTAAGGAGTACCCTGCCGTCCGGTACCGGGACGAGTATTCCCTGAAGCGGGGGGAGGGGGAACGGGTTGAGGTCACCAACGACGTGGCGACCATGCCGGGGTACGATCCGGCCTACGTGGACACCATCTGTTTCGTCATCGCCAAGTCGGTGGCCCTGGAGCGGATCGAGGAGCGGGTTGACCAGGTTCTCGACGAGATGGAAACCATCATCGCCCTTCTCGACCGGGGGAAGTTGGGAATCTCGGACCGGCGCCTGGCAAAGCTGGCGGCCAACGTCCTCACCTACAAATACCAGTCCATCTCCCACATCATGGTCCTGGAGAAGCCGGAATTCACCTGGGAGAACCCCGTGGCAGACCGGCTCTACCTGACCATGGCCAACATCTTTGAGCTGAACCAGCGCTACAACGAGATCAAGCACAAGGGGGAGACGCTCCTGGACATCACCGGCGTCTTCACGAGCCTCGCCCACGCCCGCCGCGCCTCACGGCTGGAATGGATCATCATCATCCTCATCTTCATCGAGATCGTGATCTACATCTTCGAGCTGATGCGCAAGACAGGCTAA
- a CDS encoding 4-deoxy-4-formamido-L-arabinose-phosphoundecaprenol deformylase — translation MPTIALKIDVDTYVGTRDGVPRLLEIFDRFGIKGTFYFSMGPDNSGKAIRRIFTRKGFLRKMLRTRAPSVYGLRTLMYGVLLPPPIIADKVPHVLRETEARGHEVGIHCWDHVKWHDLLPWIPRNMIALELGRAFALFEEILNRRAKTTAAPGWTVTADSLEIQDALYLTYCSDSRGIHPFYPVMDDRRFHTLQIPTTLPTMDELLGENGITAETVNDHYLSLIQPGLNVHTIHAELEGGVLSPVFIDLLERLQAKGCRFVTLAEAAEEAHRGEIPCCRLAMGELLGRAGEVAIQGKMTREPRKKIRD, via the coding sequence ATGCCCACCATAGCCCTCAAAATAGACGTCGACACGTACGTCGGCACCCGCGACGGGGTACCGCGGCTCTTGGAGATCTTCGACCGCTTCGGGATCAAGGGAACGTTCTACTTCTCCATGGGGCCCGACAACAGCGGCAAGGCGATCCGCCGCATCTTCACCCGCAAGGGGTTCCTCCGGAAGATGCTTCGGACCAGGGCGCCGTCGGTCTACGGGCTGCGGACCCTCATGTACGGCGTGCTCCTGCCGCCGCCGATCATTGCGGACAAGGTTCCCCACGTCCTGCGGGAGACCGAGGCCCGGGGGCACGAGGTCGGCATCCACTGCTGGGACCACGTCAAGTGGCACGACCTCCTTCCCTGGATCCCGCGAAACATGATCGCCCTGGAGCTGGGGCGGGCCTTCGCCCTTTTCGAGGAGATCCTCAACAGGAGGGCCAAGACCACGGCGGCTCCGGGATGGACCGTCACTGCCGACTCCCTGGAGATCCAGGATGCCCTCTACCTCACTTACTGCAGCGACAGCCGGGGGATCCACCCCTTCTACCCCGTGATGGACGACCGGCGTTTCCATACTCTCCAGATTCCGACTACCCTTCCCACTATGGACGAACTCTTGGGGGAGAACGGTATCACGGCGGAAACCGTGAACGACCACTACCTCTCCCTGATCCAACCGGGGCTCAACGTTCACACCATCCATGCCGAACTGGAGGGGGGAGTGCTGTCCCCCGTCTTTATCGACCTTCTGGAGCGGCTCCAGGCGAAGGGCTGCCGCTTTGTCACCCTTGCCGAAGCGGCTGAAGAGGCCCATCGGGGAGAAATCCCCTGCTGCAGGCTGGCGATGGGAGAGCTTCTCGGCCGGGCCGGCGAAGTGGCAATCCAGGGGAAGATGACAAGAGAGCCGAGGAAGAAGATTCGGGATTGA
- a CDS encoding bifunctional UDP-4-keto-pentose/UDP-xylose synthase — translation MKILILGVNGFIGNALTKRILDTTDWEVYGLDMSDNKLEHSIGHPRFHFLEGDITINKEWIEYNIKKCDVVLPLVAIATPVTYVKDPLRVFELDFEENLKIIRQCVKYKKRVIFPSTSEVYGMSPDREFDEENSPLMLGPINKQRWIYSCAKQMLDRVIYAYGEQEGLRYTLFRPFNWIGPKLDSISTAKEGSSRVLTQFLYNILAGEPIQLVDGGNQRRSFTFVEDGIDCLMKIIENKDGSADGGIFNIGNPGNDLSVKELAEKLITLVKEYPAYRDRAEACRIIEVSSGQFYGKGYQDMLTRVPSVKNAKARLGWEPKTVIDDALRKTLDFYLIEEKEKIEHLL, via the coding sequence ATGAAAATCCTCATCCTCGGCGTCAACGGCTTCATCGGCAACGCCCTCACCAAACGCATCCTCGACACCACCGACTGGGAGGTGTACGGCCTCGACATGAGCGACAACAAGCTCGAGCACTCCATCGGCCACCCCCGCTTCCACTTCCTGGAAGGTGACATCACCATCAACAAGGAGTGGATCGAGTACAACATCAAGAAGTGCGACGTGGTCCTCCCCCTGGTGGCCATCGCCACGCCGGTCACCTACGTGAAGGACCCGCTCCGGGTCTTCGAGCTCGACTTCGAGGAGAACCTCAAGATCATCCGCCAGTGCGTGAAGTACAAGAAGCGGGTCATCTTCCCCTCCACCTCCGAGGTCTACGGCATGAGCCCGGACCGGGAGTTCGACGAGGAGAACTCGCCCCTCATGCTCGGCCCCATCAACAAGCAGCGCTGGATATACTCCTGCGCCAAGCAGATGCTCGACCGGGTGATCTACGCCTACGGCGAGCAGGAGGGGCTGCGCTACACCCTGTTCCGCCCCTTCAACTGGATCGGTCCGAAGCTGGATTCCATCTCCACCGCCAAGGAGGGAAGCTCCCGGGTCCTGACCCAGTTTCTCTACAACATCCTGGCCGGCGAGCCGATCCAGCTCGTGGACGGCGGCAACCAGCGCCGCTCCTTCACCTTCGTGGAGGACGGCATCGACTGCCTCATGAAAATCATCGAGAACAAGGACGGGAGCGCCGACGGCGGCATCTTCAACATCGGCAATCCGGGGAACGACCTGTCGGTGAAGGAACTGGCGGAGAAACTGATCACCCTGGTAAAGGAGTATCCCGCCTACCGCGACAGGGCCGAGGCATGCAGGATCATCGAGGTTTCCTCCGGCCAGTTCTACGGCAAGGGGTACCAGGACATGCTGACCCGCGTCCCCTCCGTGAAGAACGCCAAGGCGCGGCTTGGCTGGGAGCCGAAGACCGTCATCGACGACGCACTGCGGAAGACCCTCGACTTTTATCTGATAGAAGAAAAAGAGAAGATCGAACACCTGCTGTGA
- a CDS encoding formyltransferase, producing the protein MASSSGRGTRVVVCAYHNVGFRCLEELLKQGADVRLVFTHEDSPTEEIWFQSVRELAQRHGIPYLTSDINEPANVAKVREIAPDFLFSFYYRNMITPEVLDIPRKGALNLHGSYLPKYRGRVPVNWAVINGETETGATLHHMVEKPDAGDIVDREKVPIAFTDTSFDVFTKVTDAAVTVISRSYPLLVAGTAPRIPMNLVEGNYCGGRRPADGLIDWTKSAVQIYNLIRGVTHPYPGAFTYLDGKKILVWSARPLPGSAEPGVVVTEDPLVVGTGEGLLEITSLQLEGGDEVAAGSFSAIVHPAGKRFANP; encoded by the coding sequence ATGGCTTCGAGTAGTGGGAGAGGAACGAGAGTGGTCGTCTGCGCCTACCACAACGTCGGCTTCCGCTGTCTGGAGGAACTGCTGAAGCAGGGAGCCGACGTGCGGCTGGTCTTCACCCATGAGGACTCCCCCACGGAGGAGATCTGGTTCCAGTCGGTGCGGGAACTGGCGCAACGCCACGGCATCCCGTACCTGACCAGCGACATCAACGAGCCGGCCAACGTGGCGAAGGTGCGGGAGATCGCCCCCGACTTCCTCTTCTCCTTCTACTACCGGAACATGATCACACCAGAGGTGCTGGATATCCCCCGCAAAGGCGCCCTGAACCTCCACGGCTCCTACCTCCCCAAGTACCGGGGACGGGTGCCGGTCAACTGGGCAGTGATCAACGGCGAAACCGAGACCGGCGCCACCCTCCACCACATGGTGGAAAAGCCCGACGCCGGCGACATCGTGGACCGGGAGAAGGTTCCCATTGCTTTCACCGACACCTCCTTCGATGTCTTCACCAAGGTGACCGATGCGGCAGTGACGGTCATCTCCCGGAGCTACCCGCTCCTGGTCGCGGGGACCGCCCCCCGCATCCCCATGAACCTGGTGGAGGGGAACTACTGCGGCGGCCGGCGGCCGGCCGACGGGCTCATCGACTGGACGAAAAGCGCCGTGCAGATCTACAACCTCATTCGCGGCGTCACCCACCCCTACCCGGGCGCCTTCACGTACCTGGACGGGAAGAAGATCCTTGTCTGGAGCGCCCGGCCGCTTCCGGGAAGCGCAGAGCCAGGGGTGGTGGTCACGGAAGATCCCCTGGTCGTCGGAACCGGCGAGGGGCTCCTGGAGATCACCTCGTTACAGCTCGAAGGGGGAGACGAGGTTGCGGCCGGAAGCTTTTCCGCCATCGTCCACCCCGCAGGGAAAAGGTTTGCAAACCCATAG
- a CDS encoding glycosyltransferase, which yields MSKPYISIIIPVYNEEPNLQKLLARLYPVMTALGKPFEIIFTDDGSRDRSLEILREMAQSHPEVKVIEFNGNFGQHMAIMAAFEMSAGEIVVTLDADLQNPPEEIPKLVAEMEKGHDVVGSVRQKRQDTFFRRAASRIVNITTNKMTGMQMSDYGCMLRAYNRTVIDNLNRCQEMTTFIPALAQTFASNPSEVPVSHAERAEGESKYSLYRLIRLNFDLMTGFSVVPLQLFALLGILTSVASVLFALFLLVRRFLIGSEVEGVFTLFAILFFFVGIIIFGIGLVGEYVGRIYQEVRRRPRYVVRRTYGFE from the coding sequence ATGAGCAAGCCCTATATCTCCATCATCATCCCTGTCTACAACGAGGAACCGAACCTCCAGAAACTCCTGGCGCGGCTCTACCCGGTCATGACCGCCCTCGGCAAGCCCTTCGAGATCATCTTCACCGACGACGGCTCCCGGGACCGCTCCCTGGAAATCCTCCGGGAGATGGCCCAGAGCCATCCGGAAGTGAAGGTGATCGAGTTCAACGGCAACTTCGGCCAGCACATGGCAATCATGGCAGCCTTCGAGATGAGCGCCGGCGAGATCGTCGTCACCCTCGACGCCGACCTCCAGAACCCCCCGGAAGAGATCCCCAAGCTCGTGGCCGAGATGGAGAAGGGACACGACGTGGTGGGAAGCGTCCGCCAGAAGCGCCAGGACACCTTCTTCCGCCGGGCCGCGTCGCGGATCGTCAACATCACCACCAACAAGATGACCGGGATGCAGATGAGCGACTACGGCTGCATGCTCCGGGCCTACAACCGCACCGTCATCGACAACCTGAACCGCTGCCAGGAGATGACCACCTTCATCCCGGCCCTGGCTCAGACCTTCGCTTCGAACCCGTCGGAGGTGCCGGTCTCCCACGCAGAGCGGGCCGAGGGAGAAAGCAAGTATTCCCTCTACCGCCTCATCCGCCTCAACTTCGACCTCATGACCGGCTTTTCGGTGGTGCCGCTCCAGCTCTTCGCCCTTCTCGGCATCCTCACCTCGGTGGCGTCGGTCCTCTTCGCCCTCTTCCTCCTCGTGCGCCGCTTCCTGATCGGCTCCGAAGTGGAAGGGGTCTTCACCCTCTTCGCCATCCTCTTCTTCTTCGTCGGCATCATCATCTTCGGCATCGGCCTTGTGGGGGAATACGTGGGGAGGATCTACCAGGAAGTGCGGCGCCGGCCGCGGTATGTGGTCAGGAGGACCTATGGCTTCGAGTAG
- a CDS encoding DegT/DnrJ/EryC1/StrS family aminotransferase codes for MRSEFLPFSKPTIDDDEINEVVASLKSGWITTGPKVKRFEEAFKAYVGASYAVPLSSATAGLHLTLIALKLDEGDEIITTPMTFASTVSMIVLCGAKPVLVDIEPGTLNIDAAKIREKITPRTKAIIPVHFAGQSCDMDPIFALAKEFGLTVIEDAAHAAGTEYKGKRIGSLDSISIFSFHPNKNITTGEGGMVCTADETLAEEISLLKFHGMSREAWKRFAASGTPNYDILLPGYKYNMMDIQAAIGIHQLPKLDGFIEKRREIAEFYKAAFADVHELATPALAPYDQRHAWHLYTPLVRVEKLTIDRDTFMAELKNLNIGTGLHYKAIHHHAWYRENMPVPAGSLPNADYASDRILSLPLFPAMTMDDARDVVAAVKDVIARNRK; via the coding sequence GTGCGCAGCGAATTTCTCCCCTTTTCCAAACCAACCATAGACGACGACGAGATCAATGAGGTCGTTGCATCCCTGAAATCCGGGTGGATCACCACCGGCCCCAAGGTGAAGCGCTTCGAGGAGGCGTTCAAGGCCTACGTCGGCGCCTCCTACGCCGTCCCCCTGAGTTCCGCCACCGCCGGGCTCCACCTGACGCTCATCGCCCTGAAGCTGGACGAAGGGGACGAGATCATCACCACCCCCATGACCTTTGCCTCCACGGTGAGCATGATCGTCCTCTGTGGGGCAAAGCCGGTGCTCGTCGACATCGAGCCGGGAACCCTCAACATCGACGCGGCAAAGATCCGCGAAAAGATCACCCCCCGCACGAAGGCGATCATCCCGGTCCACTTTGCCGGCCAGTCGTGTGATATGGACCCCATCTTCGCCCTGGCCAAGGAGTTCGGCCTCACCGTCATCGAGGACGCGGCCCACGCCGCCGGCACCGAGTACAAGGGGAAGAGGATCGGCTCCCTCGACAGCATCTCCATCTTTTCCTTCCACCCCAACAAGAACATCACCACCGGCGAAGGGGGAATGGTCTGCACCGCCGACGAGACCCTGGCCGAGGAGATCTCGCTCCTGAAGTTCCACGGCATGAGCCGCGAGGCGTGGAAGCGCTTCGCCGCCAGCGGCACCCCCAACTACGACATCCTCCTTCCCGGCTACAAGTACAACATGATGGACATCCAGGCCGCCATCGGCATCCACCAGCTCCCGAAGCTGGACGGGTTCATCGAGAAGCGCCGGGAAATAGCCGAATTCTACAAGGCCGCCTTTGCCGACGTCCATGAACTGGCTACCCCGGCCCTCGCCCCCTACGACCAGCGCCATGCCTGGCACCTCTACACGCCGCTGGTCCGGGTGGAGAAGCTCACCATCGATCGGGACACCTTCATGGCCGAGCTGAAGAATCTCAACATCGGCACCGGCCTCCACTACAAGGCGATCCACCACCACGCCTGGTACCGGGAGAACATGCCGGTCCCCGCGGGATCCCTTCCCAACGCCGACTACGCCTCCGACCGCATCCTCTCCCTCCCCCTTTTCCCGGCCATGACCATGGACGACGCCCGGGACGTGGTGGCGGCGGTGAAGGATGTCATTGCCCGGAACAGGAAGTAG
- a CDS encoding phospholipid carrier-dependent glycosyltransferase, which yields MKTAFTVSSNREQSLFKDLIILAVVFGFAFFQRLGQIPLLDSDEGRYAEIPREMLERGDFITPFLNYVKYFEKPPLHYWLEAISFRIFGFSEFAARAPGALMGLCGVLFTYHVGRTVFGRRAGLLAATVLGTSLGFIVIGRYNVIDMTLTFWMTATLGCFLLAVHDRGRRAGLYYYLFYVAAALTVLAKGLIGLVLPGGVIVLFILLTGRWRLLREMRLPTGTVLFLLVAAPWFILVSLHNPEFPRFFFIHEHFERFLTKVHGRYEPPWFFIPVLAGFMLPWSFYLPSAIRGMWQERHTPTGEARLYLILWGAVIFTFFSLSSSKLIPYILPVFPAVALLVGEFFSRVADRRATFPTLPTAIAAAVLTIGGAGGILFPHLAKNPKLSVLAGAVIGSCLLAQGIAAFVGLRRKKAAVLLVSFGLFSYLLGIAGPPFILARTAERKSFRELGQLVKEKAGPDTAVASFQLYQQGFSYYAGRRIIIVGERGELDFGSRQGDQSQWFLDEQGFARLWDSGRPVIVLIKEDALPALRKLVTTPPRELGRKGKVLLIANH from the coding sequence ATGAAAACTGCCTTCACCGTCTCATCCAACCGGGAGCAGAGCCTGTTCAAGGATCTCATCATCCTTGCCGTGGTCTTCGGCTTTGCCTTCTTCCAACGGCTCGGCCAGATTCCACTTCTCGATTCCGACGAGGGGCGCTACGCCGAAATCCCGCGGGAAATGCTCGAACGGGGGGACTTCATAACCCCCTTCCTGAACTACGTGAAGTACTTCGAGAAACCACCGCTCCACTACTGGCTGGAGGCCATTTCGTTCAGGATATTCGGCTTCAGCGAGTTCGCGGCCCGGGCTCCGGGGGCGCTCATGGGGCTCTGCGGCGTCCTCTTCACCTATCACGTGGGACGGACTGTTTTTGGTCGACGCGCAGGACTCCTGGCGGCGACGGTTCTCGGCACCTCCCTCGGCTTTATCGTCATTGGCCGCTACAACGTCATCGACATGACCCTCACCTTCTGGATGACCGCCACCCTCGGCTGCTTTCTCCTGGCGGTTCACGACAGGGGCCGGCGCGCCGGCCTCTACTACTATCTCTTCTACGTGGCGGCAGCCCTCACCGTGCTCGCCAAGGGGCTCATCGGCCTCGTCCTCCCCGGCGGCGTGATCGTCCTCTTCATCCTCCTCACGGGGCGCTGGCGGCTTCTTCGCGAGATGCGGCTCCCCACGGGCACTGTCCTCTTCCTTCTCGTCGCGGCACCCTGGTTCATTCTCGTCTCGCTCCACAACCCGGAATTTCCACGGTTTTTCTTCATCCATGAACACTTCGAACGCTTTCTCACCAAGGTTCACGGCCGCTACGAACCCCCCTGGTTCTTCATTCCGGTCCTGGCCGGGTTCATGCTTCCCTGGTCCTTCTACCTTCCGTCCGCCATTCGGGGCATGTGGCAGGAGCGACACACTCCCACGGGCGAGGCGCGTCTCTACCTCATCCTCTGGGGAGCGGTCATCTTCACCTTTTTCTCCCTGTCGAGCTCCAAACTGATCCCGTACATCCTCCCGGTATTCCCGGCGGTGGCGCTTCTCGTTGGCGAGTTCTTCTCACGCGTGGCCGACCGCCGCGCCACCTTTCCCACCCTGCCGACGGCCATCGCAGCGGCGGTGCTGACGATCGGCGGAGCCGGCGGCATCCTTTTCCCCCACCTGGCCAAGAACCCGAAACTGTCGGTGCTCGCCGGGGCCGTGATCGGCTCCTGCCTCCTTGCCCAGGGGATAGCCGCCTTCGTGGGCCTGCGCCGCAAGAAGGCCGCCGTGCTCCTAGTCTCCTTCGGCCTTTTCTCGTACCTTCTGGGCATCGCCGGCCCGCCGTTCATCCTCGCCCGCACCGCCGAACGGAAGTCATTCCGGGAACTGGGGCAACTGGTGAAGGAAAAGGCGGGACCGGATACCGCCGTTGCCAGCTTCCAGCTCTACCAGCAAGGATTTTCCTACTATGCGGGACGGCGGATCATCATTGTGGGAGAGCGTGGAGAGCTCGATTTCGGGAGCCGCCAGGGGGACCAGAGCCAGTGGTTCTTGGACGAGCAGGGCTTTGCGCGCCTCTGGGACTCGGGCCGACCGGTCATCGTTCTCATCAAGGAGGATGCCCTTCCCGCCTTGAGAAAACTCGTCACGACCCCGCCGCGGGAGTTGGGGAGAAAAGGAAAGGTTCTTCTCATCGCGAACCACTGA
- a CDS encoding peptidase U32 family protein yields the protein MKIPELLAPAGNLEKLKVAIHYGADAVYLGGEKFGLRSLADNFTLAHMAEGIAYAHDRGVKVYLTVNAFPDNSELEDLDRYLEGVATVPFDAYIAADPGVIAAIRRISPDRPIHLSTQANTTNWRSVLFWQKQGIARVNLAREMSLDAIRETRERVTAELEVFVHGALCVSYSGRCLLSSVMTGRNANKGECAHPCRWSYALVEETRPGEYFPVVEDERGTFIFNSKDLCLIRHIPELVGAGADSLKIEGRMKGIHYVASVVRVYREALDSYAADPRAWHMQSEWLEELSKISHRGYTTGFFLGKPVDVDLEFDSRYRRSHEFVGVVEEAHPDGTVTVEVRNRIVAGTTVEVIGRRMRSTLHRLDAFTDMDGNSLSEAHPNQRIRVSLPVAAERYDLIRREKP from the coding sequence ATGAAGATTCCCGAGCTCCTCGCGCCGGCCGGCAACCTGGAAAAGCTGAAGGTGGCCATCCACTACGGCGCCGACGCCGTCTACCTGGGAGGGGAGAAGTTCGGGCTCCGCAGCCTCGCCGACAACTTCACCCTGGCCCACATGGCCGAGGGGATTGCCTATGCCCACGACCGGGGGGTAAAGGTCTACCTGACGGTCAACGCCTTTCCCGACAACAGCGAACTGGAGGACCTGGACCGCTACCTGGAGGGGGTTGCTACAGTCCCCTTCGACGCTTACATCGCCGCCGACCCGGGGGTGATCGCCGCCATCCGCCGCATATCGCCAGATCGTCCCATCCACCTTTCCACCCAGGCCAACACCACCAACTGGCGCAGCGTCCTCTTCTGGCAGAAGCAGGGGATCGCCCGGGTGAACCTGGCCCGGGAAATGTCCCTGGATGCGATCCGCGAGACCCGGGAGCGGGTCACGGCCGAACTGGAAGTCTTCGTCCACGGCGCCCTCTGCGTCTCCTACTCGGGTCGCTGCCTCCTCTCCAGCGTCATGACCGGCCGCAACGCCAACAAGGGGGAGTGCGCCCACCCCTGCCGCTGGAGCTACGCCCTGGTGGAAGAGACCCGACCGGGCGAGTACTTCCCCGTGGTGGAGGACGAGCGGGGGACCTTCATCTTCAACTCCAAGGATCTCTGCCTCATCCGCCATATCCCTGAACTGGTGGGGGCCGGCGCCGATTCCCTCAAAATAGAGGGGCGCATGAAGGGAATCCACTACGTGGCCTCGGTGGTGCGAGTCTACCGGGAGGCCCTGGACAGTTATGCCGCCGATCCTCGCGCCTGGCACATGCAGTCCGAGTGGCTCGAAGAGCTCTCCAAGATCAGCCACCGGGGGTACACCACCGGCTTCTTCCTGGGAAAACCAGTGGATGTGGACCTGGAATTCGACTCCCGCTACCGGCGCAGCCACGAATTCGTCGGCGTGGTGGAAGAGGCGCACCCCGACGGCACCGTTACCGTGGAAGTCCGCAACCGGATCGTGGCAGGGACCACGGTGGAGGTCATCGGCCGGCGGATGCGCTCCACCCTCCACCGGCTCGACGCGTTCACCGACATGGATGGCAACAGCCTCTCCGAGGCCCATCCGAACCAGCGGATCCGCGTGAGTCTTCCCGTAGCGGCGGAACGCTACGACCTTATCCGGCGGGAAAAGCCATAG
- a CDS encoding LysM peptidoglycan-binding domain-containing protein: MKRVFSIGCMLLAGALLTVGTVRAASEEPTIYVIQKGDTLWGLSDRFLKDPYYWPNLWARNPAIGNPHFIYPGQRVRVYPDRIEIEPRTVSPGTPAVQRPSEEPVAERSFLVSGSEGFLMEKGLNPAGRIITTSQNRQIVGEDDIVYTDIGSVHGAKEGDRFSIYKKLDAVSHPVSNVILGEKVIPLGTLQLTEVEEKVSKAIITKSYREIGPGSILLPYRDKRRQISLKAADHDLSGYIVETQSGNNAIGEGDIAFIDLGKKQGIEPGYFLYILRDVVPDQQYADISVEKLPPEVVGALVVVQSGENTSTGLVVKSIDTIYRGDRVEARTNR; encoded by the coding sequence ATGAAAAGAGTGTTCTCTATCGGCTGCATGCTCCTCGCCGGAGCGCTTCTCACCGTCGGCACCGTCCGGGCCGCGTCCGAAGAGCCGACAATCTACGTCATCCAGAAGGGGGACACCCTCTGGGGGCTCTCGGACCGCTTCCTCAAGGATCCCTACTACTGGCCCAACCTCTGGGCCAGGAACCCCGCCATCGGCAATCCCCACTTTATCTATCCCGGCCAGCGGGTCCGCGTCTACCCGGACCGGATCGAGATCGAACCCCGCACTGTCTCCCCCGGCACCCCCGCTGTCCAGCGCCCCTCCGAGGAGCCGGTTGCCGAGCGGAGCTTCCTGGTAAGCGGCAGCGAAGGGTTCCTGATGGAAAAGGGGCTCAACCCCGCCGGCCGCATCATTACCACCAGCCAGAACCGCCAGATCGTGGGTGAGGACGACATTGTCTACACCGATATCGGCTCTGTCCACGGGGCCAAGGAGGGGGACCGGTTCTCCATCTACAAGAAGCTTGACGCCGTGAGCCATCCCGTCTCCAACGTGATTCTCGGCGAGAAGGTGATCCCCCTCGGCACGCTGCAGCTTACCGAGGTGGAGGAGAAGGTTTCCAAGGCCATCATTACCAAATCCTACCGGGAAATCGGTCCCGGCTCCATCCTCCTTCCCTATCGGGACAAGCGCCGGCAGATTTCCCTTAAGGCTGCCGACCACGACCTCTCTGGCTACATCGTCGAGACCCAGAGTGGCAACAATGCAATCGGCGAGGGAGACATCGCCTTTATCGACTTGGGGAAAAAGCAGGGGATAGAGCCGGGATACTTCCTCTATATCCTGCGGGACGTGGTCCCCGACCAGCAGTATGCGGACATCTCCGTTGAGAAGCTCCCCCCCGAGGTGGTCGGTGCCCTCGTGGTGGTGCAGTCGGGGGAGAACACCTCCACGGGGCTTGTGGTGAAAAGCATCGACACCATCTACCGGGGGGACCGGGTAGAGGCCAGGACAAACAGATAA